In a genomic window of Mus pahari chromosome 8, PAHARI_EIJ_v1.1, whole genome shotgun sequence:
- the Zic5 gene encoding zinc finger protein ZIC 5, giving the protein MMEPPLSKRNPPALRLADLATTQTQQLQNMTGFPVLVGPPAHSQRRAVAMHLHPRDLGTDPGVASTALGPEHMAQASGESPSPPSQGLPRLSQTPAPAARSVASGTHPGARTHPDGGGSSGAQALAPPPPAPPLPPSQSSSPPPPPPPPPALSGYTATNSGGGGSSGKGHSRDFVLRRDLSATAPAAAMHGAPLGGEQRSGSSSPQHPTPPPHPAGMFISASGTYAGRDGGGSALFPALHDSPGAPGGHPLNGQMRLGLAAAAAAAAELYGRAEPPFAPRSGDAHYGAVAAAAAAALHGYGAVNLNLNLAAAAAAAAAAGPGPHLQHHAPPPAPPPAPAPHPHHPHLPGAAGAFLRYMRQPIKRELICKWLDPEELAGPPAPADSGVKPCSKTFGTMHELVNHVTVEHVGGPEQSSHVCFWEDCPREGKPFKAKYKLINHIRVHTGEKPFPCPFPGCGKVFARSENLKIHKRTHTGEKPFKCEFDGCDRKFANSSDRKKHSHVHTSDKPYYCKIRGCDKSYTHPSSLRKHMKIHCKSPPPSPGALGYSSVGTPVGDPLSPVLDPTRSRSSTLSPQVTNLNEWYVCQASGAPSHLHTPSSNGTASESEDEEMYGNPEVMRTIH; this is encoded by the exons ATGATGGAGCCCCCTTTGAGCAAGAGGAACCCGCCAGCGCTGAGATTAGCGGATTTGGCAACGACTCAGACCCAACAGCTTCAGAATATGACAGGCTTCCCGGTGCTGGTCGGCCCGCCCGCCCACTCCCAACGCCGCGCGGTCGCCATGCACCTCCACCCGCGGGACCTAGGCACTGACCCCGGCGTGGCCAGCACTGCGCTCGGACCCGAGCACATGGCACAGGCCAGTGGGGAGagccccagccctccctcccagGGGCTTCCTAGGCTGTCCCAGACTCCCGCACCAGCTGCCCGCTCCGTGGCCTCAGGGACTCACCCGGGCGCCCGCACCCACCCCGACGGCGGGGGCAGCAGTGGTGCGCAGGCCTTGGCGCCCCCgcctccagcccctcctcttcctccctcccagtcctcctctccccctcccccgcctcctcctcctcctgccctctcGGGCTACACTGCCACCAAcagtggcggcggcggcagcagcggcaaAGGCCACAGCAGGGACTTCGTCCTCCGGAGGGACCTTTCCGCCACGGCCCCCGCGGCGGCCATGCACGGGGCCCCGCTCGGAGGGGAGCAGCGGTCCGGCAGCAGCTCCCCCCAGCACCCGACCCCGCCTCCCCACCCGGCCGGGATGTTCATCTCGGCCAGCGGCACCTACGCGGGCCGGGACGGCGGCGGCTCCGCGCTCTTTCCCGCGCTGCACGACTCTCCGGGGGCTCCCGGCGGCCACCCGCTAAACGGCCAGATGCGCCTGGGGCTGGCGGCCGCCGCGGCGGCTGCGGCCGAGCTGTACGGCCGCGCCGAACCACCCTTCGCTCCGCGCTCAGGGGACGCGCACTATGGGGCGGTGGCggccgccgcggccgccgcccTGCACGGCTACGGAGCAGTGAACTTAAACCTGAACCTGGCTGCGGCAGCGGCGGCCGCAGCGGCCGCGGGGCCCGGGCCCCACCTGCAACACCACGCGCCGCCCCCGGCGCCACCGCCGGCGCCCGCGCCGCACCCgcaccacccccacctcccgGGGGCGGCCGGGGCCTTCCTGCGCTACATGCGGCAGCCAATCAAGCGGGAGCTCATCTGCAAGTGGCTGGACCCAGAGGAGCTGGCCGGTCCGCCGGCGCCCGCGGACAGCGGCGTCAAGCCCTGTTCCAAAACTTTCGGCACCATGCACGAGCTGGTGAACCACGTCACAGTGGAGCACGTGGGCGGCCCGGAGCAGAGCAGCCACGTCTGCTTTTGGGAGGACTGTCCGCGCGAGGGCAAGCCCTTCAAGGCCAAGTACAAGCTCATCAACCACATCCGCGTGCACACCGGCGAGAAGCCCTTTCCCTGCCCGTTCCCGGGCTGTGGCAAGGTCTTCGCGCGCTCCGAGAACCTCAAGATCCACAAGCGCACTCATACAG GGGAAAAGCCTTTCAAATGTGAATTTGACGGTTGTGATAGGAAGTTTGCCAATAGCAGCGATCGAAAGAAACACTCCCATGTCCACACCAGCGACAAGCCCTACTACTGTAAGATTCGAGGCTGTGATAAGTCGTACACCCACCCAAGCTCTCTGAGGAAGCACATGAAGATTCACTGCAAGTCCCCCCCACCTTCGCCTGGAGCTCTTGGCTACTCATCAGTGGGGACTCCCGTGGGTGACCCTTTGTCCCCTGTGCTGGACCCAACCAGGAGTCGATCCAGCACTCTGTCCCCTCAAGTGACCAACCTCAATGAGTGGTATGTTTGCCAGGCCAGTGGGGCCCCCAGCCATCTCCACACACCTTCCAGCAATGGAACCGCCTCTGAGTCTGAAGATGAGGAAATGTATGGGAACCCTGAAGTCATGCGGACGATACATTag